In Erpetoichthys calabaricus chromosome 4, fErpCal1.3, whole genome shotgun sequence, one genomic interval encodes:
- the LOC114641208 gene encoding olfactory receptor 1E1-like, which translates to MTNYTVISEFVLQCMITPSQRTLAIAALVFVYVASLFGNLIVIVVIKINYKLHTPMYVFIGTLAVIDLANSTILIPKMLADLQYETASVPYRACMLQMYVILNMEEMESILLIFMALDRYVAVLYPLRYPSVITMKFVWTVVLFLPVFTFLLNSLFVIFATELSFCHTNILPYCFCDYATMVNVACNDDPKYLSLLTNNTTVFGLVAFALTLFSYARIVLAALKITSSDGKKKAFSTTFTHLLVVGFFHFPLLSSYILPGAGVKMSAQAYNTMVIVGNVVPPMLNPVIYSFRNNEIKNTIYRLFKGKRTVPAALHT; encoded by the coding sequence atgACCAACTACACTGTCATATCTGAGTTTGTGCTGCAGTGCATGATCACGCCTAGTCAACGGACCCTGGCAATTGCTGCTCTTGTCTTTGTCTATGTGGCATCACTGTTTGGAAATTTGATCGTAATTGTAGTTATAAAAATTAACTACAAGCTGCACACTCCAATGTATGTCTTCATTGGCACCTTGGCAGTGATAGACTTGGCTAACAGCACCATCCTCATACCAAAAATGCTGGCTGACCTTCAGTATGAAACAGCATCTGTCCCATACCGGGCGTGCATGCTGCAAATGTATGTTATACTGAATATGGAGGAGATGGAATCCATTTTATTGATATTCATGGCTCTTGACCGTTATGTGGCTGTTCTCTACCCGCTAAGGTACCCTTCAGTCATTACCATGAAATTTGTTTGGACTGTTGTCTTATTTCTACCTGTGTTTACATTTCTCTTGAATTCActctttgttatttttgcaaCAGAGCTCTCCTTTTGTCACACAAATATCCTGCCTTATTGTTTCTGCGATTATGCAACCATGGTTAATGTGGCTTGTAATGacgatcccaagtatttaagtcTTTTGACCAACAATACCACTGTCTTTGGTTTAGTGGCTTTCGCTCTGACTTTGTTCTCCTATGCCAGGATTGTTCTGGCAGCTTTGAAAATCACATCTTCTGatggaaaaaagaaagcattcagCACGACATTCACACATTTACTGGTTGTGGGTTTTTTTCATTTCCCACTTTTATCGTCTTATATTCTTCCCGGAGCAGGAGTCAAGATGTCTGCACAAGCCTATAATACAATGGTGATTGTTGGAAATGTTGTCCCTCCCATGTTGAATCCAGTAATCTACAGTTTCAggaacaatgaaataaaaaataccatttaCAGGCTGTTTAAGGGCAAAAGAACAGTTCCAGCAGCACTTCACACCTAA
- the LOC114641209 gene encoding olfactory receptor 1496-like produces MNNLTFNISDFVLHCMITPDQRTLAIASLVFIYLASFFGNLLVLLVIKLNEQLHTPMYIFISTLAVIDLANSTILIPKMLADIQFDSSSVPYAACMLQMYVILNLEEMESILMIFMALDRYVAVLYPLQYPSIITMKFAWAVVLLLPVITFLLNTSFVIFASELSFCQTNILPYCYCDYATMVSVACNKDPKYLSLLTNNTTVFGLVAFALILFSYARIVLAALKITSADGKKKALSTTFTHLLVVGFFYFPFLTCYILPGAGVTLSAEAYNTMVIVGNVVPPMLNPVIYSFRNKEIKKSILKLFMGRKPVSVDTAGQTTSKN; encoded by the coding sequence ATGAATAACCTCACCTTTAACATATCAGACTTTGTGCTGCACTGTATGATCACTCCTGATCAACGGACTTTGGCTATTGCTTCTCTTGTCTTTATTTACTTGGCCTCTTTCTTCGGAAACCTGCTGGTGCTACTGGTGATAAAACTGAACGAGCAGCTGCATACTCCAATGTACATCTTCATCAGCACCTTGGCTGTGATAGACTTGGCCAACAGTACAATTCTCATACCAAAAATGCTGGCAGACATTCAGTTCGATTCATCATCTGTGCCGTATGCAGCCTGCATGCTGCAGATGTACGTTATATTAAATCTGGAGGAGATGGAATCCATACTTATGATATTTATGGCCCTTGATCGTTATGTGGCAGTTCTGTATCCATTACAATACCCTTCAATCATTACCATGAAGTTTGCTTGGGCAGTAGTTTTACTCTTGCCCGTAATTACTTTCCTCTTAAACACATCGTTTGTCATTTTTGCATCTGAACTTTCATTTTGCCAGACAAACATCCTACCTTATTGTTACTGTGACTATGCAACAATGGTTAGTGTTGCGTGTAACAAAGATCCCAAATACTTAAGCCTTTTGACCAATAATACCACTGTCTTTGGTTTGGTGGCTTTCGCCTTAATTTTGTTCTCCTATGCTAGGATTGTTCTTGCTGCACTGAAAATCACATCTGCAGATGGAAAAAAGAAAGCTTTGAGCACCACTTTCACTCACTTGCTGGTTGTAGGGTTTTTCTATTTTCCCTTCTTAACATGTTATATTCTTCCTGGAGCAGGTGTCACTTTGTCTGCTGAGGCGTATAATACAATGGTGATTGTCGGAAATGTTGTACCACCGATGCTAAATCCAGTAATCTATAGCTTcaggaataaagaaataaaaaagagcatTTTAAAGCTTTTTATGGGGCGAAAGCCAGTATCAGTAGATACAGCGGGTCAAACAACAAgcaaaaattaa
- the LOC114641210 gene encoding olfactory receptor 1E5-like, with protein MVNATISVSDFVLHCEIRPDQRSITIVALLVIYLASMFGNLLVIVVIKMSRQLHSAMYIFISTLAVIDVVNSNTIIPRLITILQIDSSLVPYGACLMQMYVILNINLMESLLVTFMALDRYVAVMYPLRYPSIVTKKIVWVVVLFLPLFAFLFHVPILVFACELSFCRTNVLPYCYCDYSNMVQVSCNNDPKYLLLLSSFVIVLGFFPLIIVLFTYARIFLVALKISTLDANSKVFSTCVTHLFVVGLSYIPLLASYILPGAGVKMSIEVYNTMLIIGNVVPPMMNPLIYSLRNNEIKSRIYMIFTGKKNIKEKVHQ; from the coding sequence ATGGTCAACGCCACCATTTCTGTATCAGACTTTGTACTGCATTGTGAAATCAGACCTGACCAGAGAAGTATAACCATTGTTGCCCTACTTGTAATCTACCTGGCGTCCATGTTTGGAAACCTTCTAGTAATTGTGGTAATAAAAATGAGCCGGCAACTTCACTCCGCCATGTACATCTTCATAAGTACCTTAGCGGTGATAGACGTAGTGAACAGTAACACCATCATCCCGAGACTCATCACCATACTTCAGATTGACTCGTCTCTAGTACCCTACGGAGCCTGTTTGATGCAGATGTATGTTATATTGAATATCAACCTAATGGAGTCACTTTTAGTAACTTTCATGGCTCTTGACCGTTATGTTGCAGTTATGTATCCTCTACGTTATCCATCAATAGTCACCAAAAAAATTGTGTGGGTTGTTGTCCTGTTTTTGCCCTTGTTTGCATTTCTCTTCCACGTACCAATTCTGGTATTTGCTTGTGAGCTCTCATTTTGCCGTACCAATGTCCTGCCATATTGCTACTGTGATTACTCTAACATGGTCCAAGTCTCATGCAACAACGACCCCAAATATTTGCTTCTGTTGAGCAGTTTTGTAATCGTTCTAGGGTTTTTCCCACTGAtaattgttttgttcacatatGCCCGAATCTTTCTAGTGGCATTAAAAATCTCCACTTTAGATGCAAACAGTAAAGTTTTCAGCACCTGCGTCACTCACCTCTTTGTGGTGGGGCTTTCTTACATTCCATTGCTGGCATCCTATATTTTACCAGGGGCTGGAGTCAAGATGTCCATCGAAGTCTACAATACAATGTTAATAATTGGTAATGTGGTCCCCCCTATGATGAACCCATTAATCTACAGTTTAAGGAACAATGAAATCAAAAGTCGTATTTACATGATTTTTACtgggaagaaaaatattaaagaaaaagttcACCAATAG